ATCTGCATGCTACTGAAGGAGCACAAATTTGCCATTTGCTTTCAGATCAACAGAACCTAAAAACCAGAGGACAGTTCAATCACAAACTCGCCAGCGCCCAATCTTGccaaatttctgtttcctttacCTTTGTTTCTACCAAGAGTCAAATTGCACTTGTGACTGATGCTATCCTGAAGTGGAAGCTCTGCCCCAGGGACTTTCATCATAGCATAGATTTCTCTCCAAACGTGCAGGATTTAATACacttggatttctttttgtAGCATTTCACTTTGGTTCCTCTTACATTAAACCAATTGCAGTTCTAAAAATCCTTTCAACAGGGCATCCTATTAAATACGAATCCTTTTGTTCCTGAAAAGTTGtctactgtttttttttttttttttaaagtttgcatAATAAGAGTCTCTAGTACATTGCTTTCTCAGTGTGATCTTTTGTATCAATTCAAAGCTAAAGTGTCTGCATAGAGGCTTCTTGTTGTTTTGCTGTATAACAATAATTTCATAGGAAGTTCAGGAGAAACTGAAAGCATTGTTAGGTAAACAGCTAAGCAACTGCTACTCAGAGTGGCTTTGGATTCCCTGATGTACTTACTACTTGCCACCAGAATGGGGAGAAGGCTGGGCTATGTGAACAGCTGGACAGGCTCAGATTGTCTCTTCTCAGCAATAGCTGATGCCCCTTtaaggcagaaaataaaaatcttcttcGTTAGGATTTcatcttcctttgctttgcccCCTTAATAAAAGTTTAGTCAGTTTTGAGCCTTTACCTGATGTTTAAAAACTTAATGAAAACATCCAGATGAGTCAAACCACAATACAATGAGCCCTTTGGCGGAATTAATTTTTGAGGTGTTTTGAAGCAAGACAAAATACTTCACAAAAATTGGCTGGAATATACAAAACTGTAGCCCCCCATGCTCATAAAGCCTGGGTGGGCCTGGGATGACTGTGATGCACAAACCAGTGCTTCACAGTGAACTCTGCTGTCAAATTGGcattttttccagaatttagacttaaaaaaaaaaaaagaatcttacTGAGTGGTAGAAGACGTCACACATCAACAATTCTGTTACACAAACAAGGCAGAAAGGAACTGACTTTTATGGTtgctagaaaatatttaaatgttttaaaaactcatttttaaaaGGGCTAATTTTATCTGCTGGAAGAGGAAGACAAATCCAGCCTAATTTCATCAAtacagttctttaaaaaaaaacaaaggccTGTGGCATACAGTATAGGTCAATAAATACGTTCTTTGGGCATAGAGTTTTAGAGGTTATTTGCCTTTGTCTGTTTGatatttttggaatttttaaagaacaaaattaacttttcttCCACAATAAAATCTCAttcaaaagaacagaaaataggTTTTGTATCACataaatacagcatttttataCTTGTTTTCTGAGCAGTGGCCTCAAAcaagtttttctggttttgttgggtttgttttgttttaaactccTGATAGCTTCTTATCCCAAATTACCTGCAAAAGGCTGGGCAAAACAGACTATTTTTTGAATTGTGCTATTTTTTATATTCCATTAAAGGAACATTGCTATAAAAACACTAAAGCCATATTCCCTTCTTGAGGGCTTCTTTCCATTGTGCCTCACACATTTTTCCCCTTGTCACGGGGTCCTCTCCATTGAGGGTGTCTGTCTGGTTATCTATCACCTACAAAAGACACCATCAGTATAAAAATAAGTCCACAGTAATGTTTATTTCCCCCCAGAAAACATTCGTTTGCCCAGCCAAACTATGTCAAATAGTGGCAAGATGATGATGTACTCCTGTAAGGAAAATCTCACAGATTTGTAGCAAACAGTCCAGACCACTGTTAACACTGATAAGAGCAATTATGTGGCTGAACTTCATCCAGTGTCCATTTCTAGTATATTCACTGCTACAGACATGGCTTCAGGGAAATTCCTTGTTTAAGTGACAGTCCAGTAGATTTCCACACCTGAGGACCATGGGAAGTTGGGAAAACTCAAGGCATCTTGGAGTCCAGAAATCCAGATGGAGGTTTTGCTTGTAGTGAAAACTGTCCAGTTTGTTTCTCACCGTGGTGCCTTCAGCTATCAGGGACGGGCCTTCGGCTTGGGGGCAAGAAAAGAGAGAACCATCAGTGGGGGCactgaaaacaaattactttGTGGCTAACAAGGGCATATTTGGGGGAAATCTCAGGCACAAAGCAACCTTGATAACCTGAGGCTACCCTCCCTAAGACTTGAAAATCCTCCACTAAACCTCTTTGAAGTTGTAATGGTTTCAAGCATGCTTTTCTTCTTAGTTCACTCAaattatatttctcttttacttATATTGCATAgttgaaataataattattagGTAACtccaaaaataaattcagccatctaaaggatttttttcttaagtaaaCACATAAAAAGGTGAAAATCTTCCTCTGTGgctgaaactgaaaattaaaaaaccactCTCAAAAAGTTCTTACTGACCTCCTGGCTCTCCAGCTACAGAGATTTCAGTTTTTAGCAGCTGAGAAAACAAAGTTTCTTGGATTTTTAATCCTGAATGCACTACTTTTCCAGTGagattagtttttaaaaaaatcaaaaccccaaactaatttttaaaatgggatCTTACGTACTCATGAGATCTGCTTCCTTTATAGCATATCTATTTGCCTTACCAATGAAAAAGGTTTATTATCTCATTTATTACATTTAATCTCATTATTACTAAGAAGTTAGTCAATGACATCTTGGGATAACAAGCTTATTTTATCACAGTATCACAGTTCTGTTATCATCATCATTATGTTCCACTTTGTAGAATGTTGATTCCTGACACAAAAACAAGGAGTCAGGCTGAGGCACACAGCTCAGTTCCATGGCAGACTGGCAAgattctcttttaaaattatggcTTAAAAATAAGAGGAATGAATTTTATCTGAAAGCAGTTCACAGGCAACAGCATCTAAAGAACTTGAAATATCCCATTTaagctttcttttctgaagtGTAGCTTTTTTATTTAGAACATTTATGAAAGTCTTGAGTAAATGCACCATAAGAACACTGAAAATGTGTACTGGACAAAAAAAACTACCTTTTACTCGAGCAGGATCTGGAACTAGCTATCTATTTAATATTAAAGAGAAGACATGAATTATAAGCTTGTGAGGAGGCATTTCATGCTGGCTTAGTTTGAAACAAGATTTCCTACCTGATGAAACAGAGAATTGTTCATCAGTCCTTGCGTCCCTGGGATTGCACCAGTGTGTTTTGCATGAACATTGTTCACTGATGTCAATTTGGCAACTTTGTTtgatttgctgctgctgctgttgatgCTGCTTGAACCAGGTGagcactttcttttctttcctattaaTTTGTCAAGGGAAGTATGTGAATGTGAAAAACTGCTGTGTGAATTTACAGTCAGCTCACTAGACTGATGAACAAACGGCCCTAAGGAGAGCGTGGAGTCGCTGCTGTTCATCATCACACTCATTCTCTTTATGGATTCTGCAGGGCTCCCGGTCGGAGGACCCCTCCCTGATTGGTCATGTTTGAGGCTAACAGAGTTAGCTTTGCTAGTCATACAGTTGAGGCCAACGCTGTGGGACGAAGCTGTCACTGACGGATGATAGGAGGTCCCAGAGTTTCCAGAGTTAACCACACAGTTTTTTCTAAAGGACTCTGTGGAATGAGAAGGTGCGAGCAGTGCGGAACTGTTTTTACGCTTCTTTCCTGAGCCGCCGCTGCTACTGACGCTGCCGGTGCTGTTACAggtgccactgccagcaggagaTTCCTTAGGTTTAAAAGATTTGCTGGATTTCATTTTCTGAGGTTTGCTGGCCATAGGTGAAGGTACAGAGGAAAGCACTGTAGGTGTTGAAGGGGAAGAAGACACTTGTCTTGATTGCATACTGCAGACGGGATCCACTGCACCCAGAGCAGCGGGGTTGGCGTTCAGTGTCGTCCCGTGGGATGGTACCGATTTGCTGCTCAGAGACACGCAGGAAGGAGAGACCAACGCTGGCGATGACATAACCGTGGTGGGCAAGAGGAACCCTGCTGCACTGACACTGTGCTGAGAGGCAGGCAGCGGGTTTGTCCGATGTGGGGCACGGACTGATGCTGTGGTACTGGATGCTGGAGGAATTTTCCTGCAGATGAACAGAAAAACGAAGGTAAAATCCCACATAGTCACCATTCTTCAGACTAATACCCATATATACTATTAATGCTACCTTAAAATGGTTGTATCTTGGGGTTGATTAATGCCTCTGATTATGTTAAACTGATAAGTTAATTGTTGCAAAAAATGTAAAGCATAGACCATCAACCTTCAGTCTGAACACAAGATTACTTTCTTTAACTACAATTACAAGCTTCCATGAACTTCTACAAACACCAAGAAGAATAAGAACTCTTTCATGTTTACTCACTTCCACATCTGTGAATTAAGATGCTTCTCCAACATGAAGTCAAGTGCACATCGAATATGGTTCCACCGCTTGTCAAAGACGTAATAACCTCTTCCAATTTGCTGACTACCAAATGTGCAAAACTGAAAAGACATGATTTTTATTGGTGTTTTCTACTTTCAGTCTGAATAACAATTTGTTTATGACAAATATACTTTTAGATGTTTAAgtagaagataaaaaaaaaaaattagagtttTTATGTCTCTGGTCCAACaactattttaaattttggCCTTGGTATATTGATGATTTTCTTATCTTCTGATACTTCCATACTTAATAGAAGAAGTCAAATTTGACTTTAATCAAATCCTTTGATTAAACAGAGAAGGTAAGCAGTATGTCTGTTTATGTATAAACTTTATACACAGACACGCATTTATGTAACATCTGCTTCTGAGAACCTACCAGCTATCAGCTAGAAGTCTGTTTCtaaaaagaatataatttgACATCCAGGGCAATAAATTTGCTTTTAGTTATACTAACTAACTTTTGTcaacatttaaatattaaaataccaTACTGCTATCTTTAACATGATGTTGGTAACTTGAGTAAAAAAATGTATGTGGCTGTGGATGAGGGAGTTCAATAAGAAAATTGCACCAAAAAGACACTGTTTACTTATTCCAAAACCACAGCCCTTTAGAGCAGTTAGCAATTTCATCTTTAGTATTctggcattttgttttcttttagacTGGGGAAGTGAGCTATGAACACATTTTTTTAGCATGTTTATTTTGCAACTAGCTAAACCTTCACTGCCTACTAGgccacaaaataattttctcaaaatatagggagggagaaaaaaaaaaagaaaaaaagaagaaaaaaaagtatcacaCACCCCACAGAAAACCACCCCTAAAACCCCAAAGTAACTTGTTTACACAATTAGAGCCAGAGACAGACTGAGGTTAACTTTACAAACGTACAGCGGCTGGTTGAGGATGATGACCTGAATAATGACAATCCAGTTTTTCAACAGGCTCTTCTTTTTCATCACATTCTCCCTCATCACTGGATAACCGAGAtgctggctcagctgcaggcaAGGGAGGGTGTGGGGACTCGTGGACAGAAGGAGACTCGCTGGGGGCATTTCcactgtgctgggctggacagCCTGGAGGCCTGGGCAAGGCAAGCAGTAACCAGGTGTTATTGAACCCAGTCCAGTTAAAAATTCCACCCTTTAAGTGCTTATTATTactgagagaaagaaatctcCATTAACAGATCCCTGGTGTTGTCTACAGTCTTGTAACCTGCCAAGGGCAAGGACAGAGTATGGTGGTacccctggaaaagcagcattgcCCAATTGTTACTCAATCACTTCCACTGATTGCAAGTCAGCTTTTACGACCTCAAACAGTAGTTTTACTACTCCCTCCTCACCAGGAGTTGCCCTCAGCAGGTAACTGCCAACTGCAGACAGGCACCAGGCCTGCAGCAAACAACACTGCCCCAGCCAACAGATCCATATCACTCCCTCAAAATCCACCTCATCAAGCTTCCAGTGTCCATTTCATACCACTGCATCTGCAGATTTTCCTTACCTTGGAAGACTGGGGGGATGAGGTTTGGGTTTATTAGGTAATAAAGGCTTTGATTCTGTAAGAGTAACTCCATGAGAATTttggtgcagctcctgggaagttTTAGTAGGTGAGGGATGTGGTTCCCTGAGAGGGGGCATCTGCTGATGATGATCCGAATGTCGAAGAAGTTccttttccctggttttgcttttgtgctCAGCTAATAACACATCAAATCGTTTTCTTCGACCCTGTACAGCCCTCCGCTGGGTTAAGGAATGTGTCTGCAGAACCAGGAATAAATCATTAATCCCAGGCTATGACATTTGTGGAAGTCAAATACTCAAAACATGTGTCAAGAGctccaaaacagagaaaatcaTCACAGTCCTGGTTTAGTAAACAAATGgaaatatgatttaaaaaacaaactttaaaattGCTTTGTGGATGATTATATCCTTGCCTGATACAGAATAACAAACCCAGCAATTTGGTAAAAGGCTTCTttcaaacttctttttaaaaaccaaactgcCAAATTTTTAATAAGGTTACGACTAGAACCAAAAACCTTTTTTTACATCAATATTTCAACTGCCAACTCCTGCAAAaccaagaagagaaaatatttacttccactttaaaaaatattcaacaaaataatgtttaaaatcaGACTTCTAATGGGAgacctgaaaaatatttagaaaagtaCTGTGCTGCCTCCTATAAACTAATATATTCCTTGAAAACTAATGTAATCAAATAGATATTGAGGAATTCAAAACATCCAGCAGAATCCAGAGTCAGTGAGGACTCAAAGTTCTTTGAGTGTCCTGAACACTACAGACAGTAAGATGTGTATGTGTACAAACAGCACCAATTCTAAGTAAGGTGAAGTAAATGGAAGCTACTTTTCTGAATTGTTAGTGTCACACACAATACCTTTTTAATATGGCACTTTTTTTTATGGCACAATACTTTTTTAATATGGATTTAGTTATTTTTAGTAGATAAAAATTTTTGTCACAGAACTCAGACTCAAATAGCAattccaaaaattattttatgagtATATATTCTAAAGAATTTCTGAGAAAtgtttttactctttctttttcGCTTTTGATTTGCCTATTTCTCTTGTAAAATCttgcagcttttccctcctctaTTAGCAAAACAATTTCCTCCCCTCTGTAATTCCAAAAGGGCAATGTGTTCAAGTTCAGTTCCTCTGGGTCATTAGTGCCAGCTTCGTGTACCTTTGTTCTGTAGGTGGTTTATTTACCAGACCTTTCTCAAACTGAGGGTAGAGCTGCTTTGCAGGAAAGCACCAAAATATTACACAAGTGCAGGGGATCTGGATTCTTGGTTCCTTGGGAGCAAGTGACAGCTCTCTGTCCCCCCAGGGTTTTGGAGCCAGAGGATACATTTCGTCAAGCTGAAAGTTTTTATGATTGTTTAATTTAGAGTTTGACCTCTAGGAATGCTCCATGTCTctttcaggagctggcagtAGCAGTAAGTCCAGCAGCATTAGCATTTACACAAATTCCTACCAAGAACCTGCTGCAGACTGCtggggggaagaggaaagagtGTGAGAAGGGAAGAGCTTGAATTATTTAAATCCTGCATAAGCAATATTTTCAATGCTcataaggaattttaaaattcatgatCTAAAACCACAAGGTTACCCCCAAAACCAGGAACACACTGCCCCTGCTACCTACATGTGGAGTGACACAGTTTGCTCCATGTCAACATCCATATTTAAAGGGtttatacaaaaatacaaatttccAGGTTACTTTGAGAAATGCTTTCTGAATAAATAACTAACTGAACTTcaaaaacaatttcttcttgGTTCTGAGCAACATGTTAGGAGAGGTACCACTTACAGTGGTAATTACCAACAGCAAAAATTTGCAGTTCTCTGTTTTCTATCATGTTCCTCAAGAATTTGAATAACAACTTCAGAAATTCTTATCGTGATTCAGATATCCTACCTTGCATGTTAAAGACCTAGTACAAGGTTTCCTGGTTTCCACATCAATGACACCACAGTATATATCAGGATCAAATTCTCTCTCTGTCAAAGACACAGTATTGAAAAGTTAGCAAAAGATATTTTGAAACACTAACATTTAGTTTCATCATAAAAATTAATCATAATGGAAACTTCTCAAATATGACACAGGCAAAtgtacaaataaaaatgcacaataAAATCATACAAATGATATTTTCTACACTCTCAGCAAGCTTATGGTGTGCCGAAATACAGATCTCAAGTCCACAAACAACTGTAAGTGTCCTCAAAGGAGGATTTGATGCTCCCTCTTAGGAGTAGAGATCACCATTATGGATTGTGACAAACAATGGTGGGTTTTTGTTCGTTGGCTTTGGTGTCAAGAACTTTTCTACCATTCTACTAACACTTAAAGTAATTGTGTTAAAAGATATAAAGAGCAGACTGGGTTTGCATTTTTCGGTTTACCAGGTGCTagctttt
The window above is part of the Serinus canaria isolate serCan28SL12 chromosome 12, serCan2020, whole genome shotgun sequence genome. Proteins encoded here:
- the ATXN7 gene encoding ataxin-7 isoform X3, with amino-acid sequence MPIFGLCPAHDDFYLVMCNHCNQVVKPQAFQSHYERRHSSSSKPPLTPPSSSVFSLISSFPSKNKGSSGSGSSRSSSGGTSASSSNSKLLKSPKDKLQISGSNRLMHSVQHSKVPHDKIMTPSVKVEKIHPKIDGAQLKAAVGPTCSTTVSSSIKTGLNCPSIPKPPLPSPGQILNGKGLLSVPPFLEKKPEENTNNRKFLHKRLSEREFDPDIYCGVIDVETRKPCTRSLTCKTHSLTQRRAVQGRRKRFDVLLAEHKSKTREKELLRHSDHHQQMPPLREPHPSPTKTSQELHQNSHGVTLTESKPLLPNKPKPHPPSLPRPPGCPAQHSGNAPSESPSVHESPHPPLPAAEPASRLSSDEGECDEKEEPVEKLDCHYSGHHPQPAAFCTFGSQQIGRGYYVFDKRWNHIRCALDFMLEKHLNSQMWKKIPPASSTTASVRAPHRTNPLPASQHSVSAAGFLLPTTVMSSPALVSPSCVSLSSKSVPSHGTTLNANPAALGAVDPVCSMQSRQVSSSPSTPTVLSSVPSPMASKPQKMKSSKSFKPKESPAGSGTCNSTGSVSSSGGSGKKRKNSSALLAPSHSTESFRKNCVVNSGNSGTSYHPSVTASSHSVGLNCMTSKANSVSLKHDQSGRGPPTGSPAESIKRMSVMMNSSDSTLSLGPFVHQSSELTVNSHSSFSHSHTSLDKLIGKKRKCSPGSSSINSSSSKSNKVAKLTSVNNVHAKHTGAIPGTQGLMNNSLFHQPKARP
- the ATXN7 gene encoding ataxin-7 isoform X2, with product MSARAAGDVRREQRGAAARQRQRRPRHGEGGGGGGGSGAGPAATAAAMAAVGERRSLPSPEAMLGQPWSHWVDAAKLHGNDGTALEESFKEYGRNREAMRLCREERRHSSSSKPPLTPPSSSVFSLISSFPSKNKGSSGSGSSRSSSGGTSASSSNSKLLKSPKDKLQISGSNRLMHSVQHSKVPHDKIMTPSVKVEKIHPKIDGAQLKAAVGPTCSTTVSSSIKTGLNCPSIPKPPLPSPGQILNGKGLLSVPPFLEKKPEENTNNRKFLHKRLSEREFDPDIYCGVIDVETRKPCTRSLTCKTHSLTQRRAVQGRRKRFDVLLAEHKSKTREKELLRHSDHHQQMPPLREPHPSPTKTSQELHQNSHGVTLTESKPLLPNKPKPHPPSLPRPPGCPAQHSGNAPSESPSVHESPHPPLPAAEPASRLSSDEGECDEKEEPVEKLDCHYSGHHPQPAAFCTFGSQQIGRGYYVFDKRWNHIRCALDFMLEKHLNSQMWKKIPPASSTTASVRAPHRTNPLPASQHSVSAAGFLLPTTVMSSPALVSPSCVSLSSKSVPSHGTTLNANPAALGAVDPVCSMQSRQVSSSPSTPTVLSSVPSPMASKPQKMKSSKSFKPKESPAGSGTCNSTGSVSSSGGSGKKRKNSSALLAPSHSTESFRKNCVVNSGNSGTSYHPSVTASSHSVGLNCMTSKANSVSLKHDQSGRGPPTGSPAESIKRMSVMMNSSDSTLSLGPFVHQSSELTVNSHSSFSHSHTSLDKLIGKKRKCSPGSSSINSSSSKSNKVAKLTSVNNVHAKHTGAIPGTQGLMNNSLFHQPKARP
- the ATXN7 gene encoding ataxin-7 isoform X1 — protein: MSARAAGDVRREQRGAAARQRQRRPRHGEGGGGGGGSGAGPAATAAAMAAVGERRSLPSPEAMLGQPWSHWVDAAKLHGNDGTALEESFKEYGRNREAMRLCREDMPIFGLCPAHDDFYLVMCNHCNQVVKPQAFQSHYERRHSSSSKPPLTPPSSSVFSLISSFPSKNKGSSGSGSSRSSSGGTSASSSNSKLLKSPKDKLQISGSNRLMHSVQHSKVPHDKIMTPSVKVEKIHPKIDGAQLKAAVGPTCSTTVSSSIKTGLNCPSIPKPPLPSPGQILNGKGLLSVPPFLEKKPEENTNNRKFLHKRLSEREFDPDIYCGVIDVETRKPCTRSLTCKTHSLTQRRAVQGRRKRFDVLLAEHKSKTREKELLRHSDHHQQMPPLREPHPSPTKTSQELHQNSHGVTLTESKPLLPNKPKPHPPSLPRPPGCPAQHSGNAPSESPSVHESPHPPLPAAEPASRLSSDEGECDEKEEPVEKLDCHYSGHHPQPAAFCTFGSQQIGRGYYVFDKRWNHIRCALDFMLEKHLNSQMWKKIPPASSTTASVRAPHRTNPLPASQHSVSAAGFLLPTTVMSSPALVSPSCVSLSSKSVPSHGTTLNANPAALGAVDPVCSMQSRQVSSSPSTPTVLSSVPSPMASKPQKMKSSKSFKPKESPAGSGTCNSTGSVSSSGGSGKKRKNSSALLAPSHSTESFRKNCVVNSGNSGTSYHPSVTASSHSVGLNCMTSKANSVSLKHDQSGRGPPTGSPAESIKRMSVMMNSSDSTLSLGPFVHQSSELTVNSHSSFSHSHTSLDKLIGKKRKCSPGSSSINSSSSKSNKVAKLTSVNNVHAKHTGAIPGTQGLMNNSLFHQPKARP